One genomic window of Numida meleagris isolate 19003 breed g44 Domestic line chromosome 1, NumMel1.0, whole genome shotgun sequence includes the following:
- the SERPINE3 gene encoding serpin E3, whose product MLPIVFFALIVTWCLTKGNCISYDELKDLKIEFGINLYRHASEAENRTNLVISPASVAISLELLQFGAQGNTFMELQNALGYNIHDPSVQDMLHEVYEGRADSVQGVVAQLACSLFVHTGVQLSPHFAARAMHWANSSLQQADFTDPNRTAAQIQGWITGNLAGQPMSPSPSLSLADGDVHSVPSDGAASPLSRVAVVSTMYFKSTWLKKFSFLDTQILPFTTAEGSTLKVPTMHHTAEVNYGQFQTTTQDAFSVAELPYLGEKLSMFIVLPSHKRTPLSQIESHLSAKTIALWSSGLKRMKMDIFLPRFSIQSLFDLKTVFSALGIRDAFDPITANFKGISEQAGLYISEAIHKAKIEVTEDGTKASGATAMVLLKRSRTPIFKADRPFTFFLRQANTGRCTCCFSSRIIHK is encoded by the exons ATGTTGCCCATTGTCTTCTTTGCACTCATCGTTACTTGGTGTTTAACCAAGGGCAACTGCATCTCCTATGATGAACTGAAGGACCTGAAGATTGAATTTGGAATCAATCTCTACCGCCATGCCTCTGAAGCGGAGAACAGAACCAACCTGGTCATTTCCCCAGCAAGCGTGGCCATTTCtttggagctgctgcagtttggAGCTCAAGGAAATACCTTCATGGAGCTGCAGAACGCCCTAGGATACAACATTCATG ATCCAAGTGTGCAGGATATGTTGCATGAGGTGTACGAAGGACGAGCTGACTCTGTCCAGGGCGTCGTGGCCCAGCTGGCGTGCTCCCTCTTTGTGCACACTGGTGTGCAGCTCTCGCCCCATTTTGCTGCACGTGCCATGCACTGGGccaacagcagcctgcagcaagcTGACTTCACTGACCCCAACCGAACTGCAGCCCAAATACAGGGGTGGATCACCGGTAACCTCGCAG GACAGCCTATGTCTCCCTCTCCATCTCTGTCCCTCGCAGACGGGGACGTGCACAGTGTGCCTTCCGACGGAGCTGCATCACCACTCAGCCGGGTTGCTGTGGTGAGCACCATGTACTTCAAGAGCACGTGGCTGaagaagttttcctttttggatACCCAGATCTTGCCTTTTACCACGGCAGAGGGCTCAACCCTGAAAGTGCCCACAATGCATCATACAGCTGAAGTTAACTACG GTCAATTCCAGACAACAACTCAGGATGCTTTCAGTGTCGCTGAGTTACCTTACCTAGGGGAGAAACTCAGCATGTTCATAGTACTTCCCAGCCACAAAAGAACGCCTTTGTCCCAGATTGAGTCTCATCTTTCTGCCAAAACCATAGCACTCTGGTCCAGCGGCTTAAAGAGGATGAAGATGGACATTTTTCTACCTAG GTTTAGTATTCAAAGCCTTTTTGATCTAAAGACTGTTTTTTCTGCCTTGGGAATTAGAGATGCATTTGATCCCATCACTGCTAATTTTAAAGGTATTTCAG AGCAAGCTGGCCTTTATATTTCAGAAGCTATCCACAAAGCAAAGATTGAAGTAACAGAAGATGGTACGAAGGCATCAGGAGCTACAG CAATGGTACTATTGAAAAGATCTCGAACACctattttcaaagcagacagacctttcacttttttcctgAGACAAGCCAACACAGGTAGGTGCACTTgctgtttcagcagcagaatCATTCACAAGTAG